The genomic interval CGTCGCCGTCGAAGTCGCCGGGCTCTTCGTCCAGTCCGGCGTCCCAGCCGGCGTCGTAGAAGCCCAGCCCGCCGGCGGCCTCTTCTTCCGACGCGGCGGTGGCGACGTCCACCAGGGAGACCACTCCCACGGCCCGGCCTTGGGAATCCACCACCGGCGCTCCGCTGATCTCGTTGTCGAGGAGGAAGCGGGCGAGCTCCTGGACGGTCATGTCTTCGCCGACGGTGACCACCCCCGGGTTCATCAAATCGCTGGCGGTAATCTTCCTCATCTTTGCCTTTCTTGGTTCCGGGCCGTGCTAGCTCCCCAGTCTCGGGGCTGTCGATGGAGTGGGATCGATCGGTCCCCTCCTATTCGTAGAGTA from Acidobacteriota bacterium carries:
- a CDS encoding CBS domain-containing protein codes for the protein MRKITASDLMNPGVVTVGEDMTVQELARFLLDNEISGAPVVDSQGRAVGVVSLVDVATAASEEEAAGGLGFYDAGWDAGLDEEPGDFDGDDEELQVADIMNPEVLAVGEDAPVSEVATLMLEKHVHRLLVMRGEEIVGIISTSDLLGLLVDES